A single region of the Streptomyces sp. NBC_00425 genome encodes:
- a CDS encoding acyl-CoA reductase, with protein sequence MSRTTRDGTTAAPVNVVHVIRGEADRSTPVDLGRFTAPALDLDRLVWPRTEPGPAFHVPVAEIVDLLVETGEALKADRAGLLAEALDRMVPVSPLPAEVLERAYAVLWRSFQRPGLYAQIDHELGGADVLDGWREVRLPDDRIAATRAFPPRLVHIIAGNAPGVAAMSVVRGALTKGVNLLKLPSNDLFTATAILRTMATVAPGHPVVRSFSAVYWRGGDEAVESVLFRPQFFDKLVAWGGESTIRSALKYVGPGFELVSFDPKTSISMIGREAFASEESLARAADAGAVDATFFNQQACVASRFQFVEGSWEDADRYAALLCERLGVAREFSSAGGPRVAAQLREEIDVLRSMEPEYRVWGAYDGRGLVIRSPEPVDFHPDGKIVDVVPVGVLSEAIAHAGVATQTVGVYPDTRKAELRDALACAGVQRVVSLGRAGGMPPGLSHDGFYPLQRLMRWVNDE encoded by the coding sequence ATGAGCCGTACGACACGCGACGGCACCACGGCCGCCCCCGTGAACGTCGTCCACGTGATCCGGGGCGAGGCCGACCGGAGCACCCCCGTCGACCTCGGCCGGTTCACCGCACCGGCCCTCGACCTCGACCGCCTCGTGTGGCCCCGCACCGAACCCGGCCCCGCCTTCCACGTGCCCGTGGCGGAGATCGTCGATCTGCTGGTGGAGACCGGCGAGGCCCTCAAAGCGGACCGGGCAGGCCTGCTCGCCGAAGCCCTGGACCGGATGGTCCCGGTCAGCCCGCTGCCCGCGGAAGTGCTGGAGCGCGCCTACGCCGTGCTGTGGCGCAGCTTCCAACGCCCCGGTCTGTACGCCCAGATCGACCACGAACTCGGCGGTGCGGACGTGCTCGACGGCTGGCGCGAGGTGCGTCTGCCCGACGACCGGATCGCGGCCACCCGCGCGTTCCCGCCCCGCCTGGTGCACATCATCGCGGGCAACGCACCCGGAGTCGCGGCGATGTCCGTCGTGCGCGGCGCGCTCACCAAGGGCGTCAACCTCCTGAAACTGCCCTCGAACGACCTGTTCACCGCGACCGCGATCCTGCGCACCATGGCCACGGTCGCCCCCGGGCACCCGGTGGTGCGGTCGTTCTCCGCGGTGTACTGGCGCGGCGGCGACGAGGCGGTGGAGAGCGTGCTGTTCCGCCCGCAGTTCTTCGACAAGCTGGTCGCCTGGGGCGGTGAGTCCACCATCCGCAGCGCGCTGAAGTACGTCGGCCCGGGCTTCGAGCTCGTCTCCTTCGACCCCAAGACCTCCATCTCGATGATCGGTCGCGAGGCCTTCGCGTCCGAGGAGAGCCTGGCCCGGGCGGCCGACGCGGGCGCCGTCGACGCCACCTTCTTCAACCAGCAGGCCTGCGTGGCCAGCCGCTTCCAGTTCGTCGAGGGCTCCTGGGAAGACGCCGACCGCTACGCCGCCCTGCTGTGCGAACGCCTGGGCGTGGCGAGGGAGTTCAGCTCGGCCGGCGGCCCACGGGTCGCCGCGCAACTGCGCGAGGAGATCGACGTCCTGCGGTCCATGGAGCCCGAATACCGGGTGTGGGGCGCCTACGACGGCCGGGGCCTGGTCATCCGCTCTCCCGAACCGGTCGACTTCCACCCCGACGGGAAGATCGTCGACGTCGTCCCGGTCGGCGTACTGTCCGAGGCGATCGCACATGCCGGGGTCGCCACCCAGACGGTCGGCGTGTACCCCGACACCCGCAAGGCGGAACTGCGCGACGCCCTCGCCTGCGCCGGCGTGCAACGCGTGGTCTCCCTCGGCAGGGCGGGCGGCATGCCACCGGGCCTCTCGCACGACGGCTTCTACCCGCTGCAACGGCTCATGCGGTGGGTGAACGACGAGTGA
- a CDS encoding pentapeptide repeat-containing protein yields the protein MTAAEQNPNLAPRGAMRWPLGLHIAVVLVLAVAAAITVLGLLWLMLGAPQVQVSGPLKPGDTYDAIKIALAVVAGVGGVVALVVAYRRQHLSEATELREYDKTLIERFGAAAEQLGADQPAVRMAGTYAMARLADEWPQERQMCIDVLCGYLRMPHSPDPPADEGALASWRREREVRVTVLRLIAAHLLDDAPVSWQGHDLDFTGAVLVEADFRGVRFTGGDVLFVKTLFAGDGTDQIIFDEVNFAENGHVYFRLAEFRSGTVRFNRATFSGGWVTFDHARFTGARVSFRDAALIAGDVLFEGAEFSDGIVDFTGATFIGSTVNFGEHHLPSIYRTVPPAHFSGGVVDMSQAADFRHPPKFGLQVTPSGLRLPSGTSISDLP from the coding sequence TTGACCGCGGCTGAGCAGAATCCGAACCTGGCGCCGCGCGGTGCCATGCGCTGGCCGTTGGGCCTGCATATCGCCGTCGTACTGGTGCTGGCCGTAGCCGCAGCGATCACCGTCCTGGGACTGCTGTGGCTGATGCTGGGGGCGCCGCAGGTTCAGGTGTCCGGACCGCTCAAACCCGGTGATACCTATGACGCCATCAAGATCGCACTGGCTGTCGTTGCCGGCGTCGGCGGGGTCGTGGCGCTCGTGGTTGCCTATCGGCGCCAGCATCTGAGTGAAGCGACTGAGCTGCGTGAGTATGACAAGACGCTGATCGAACGGTTCGGCGCCGCCGCGGAACAACTCGGTGCAGACCAGCCAGCTGTACGCATGGCGGGCACCTACGCCATGGCACGGCTCGCCGATGAATGGCCGCAGGAACGCCAGATGTGCATCGACGTGCTGTGCGGCTATCTGCGAATGCCGCATTCTCCCGATCCACCCGCCGACGAAGGGGCGCTGGCGTCGTGGCGCCGCGAGCGGGAAGTGCGCGTGACTGTTCTGAGGCTCATTGCCGCTCACCTGCTCGACGATGCGCCCGTATCCTGGCAGGGCCACGATCTCGACTTCACGGGCGCTGTCCTTGTCGAAGCTGACTTCCGTGGCGTCCGCTTCACCGGCGGTGACGTCCTCTTCGTCAAGACTCTCTTCGCTGGCGACGGAACAGACCAGATCATCTTCGATGAGGTGAACTTCGCCGAAAACGGCCACGTCTATTTCCGGCTCGCCGAATTCCGCAGCGGCACTGTCCGCTTCAACCGTGCCACTTTCAGCGGCGGCTGGGTCACCTTCGACCATGCCCGCTTCACCGGTGCACGTGTGAGCTTTCGAGACGCTGCACTCATTGCAGGCGATGTCTTATTCGAGGGAGCTGAGTTCTCCGACGGCATCGTCGACTTCACCGGCGCGACCTTCATCGGCAGCACGGTGAACTTCGGTGAACACCACCTCCCTTCCATCTACCGTACGGTGCCGCCCGCTCACTTCAGCGGTGGCGTCGTCGACATGTCCCAGGCAGCCGACTTCAGGCACCCTCCGAAGTTCGGCCTGCAGGTGACGCCCTCTGGGCTGCGGCTTCCCTCGGGCACCAGCATTTCTGACCTGCCTTGA
- a CDS encoding DUF5988 family protein, which produces MHQPNAILKGGPTFQLTDEDRIRFIADTTTKVKILKGNRYEHFEPTHTTITTDDNQLHVYTWTGYTYVAE; this is translated from the coding sequence ATGCACCAACCCAACGCCATCCTCAAAGGCGGACCCACCTTCCAACTCACCGACGAAGACCGCATCCGCTTCATCGCCGACACCACCACCAAAGTCAAAATACTCAAAGGCAACCGCTACGAACACTTCGAACCCACACACACAACCATCACCACCGACGACAACCAACTCCACGTCTACACCTGGACCGGCTACACCTACGTCGCCGAATAA
- a CDS encoding helix-turn-helix transcriptional regulator, translated as MQPSHTRVLVEAAYAAGAGDRREAAMTVLRLLEPVTHHDASALMLWDPMARAHRALAVVTYGDETVAALGDRYAASAENRPVRERHLPLRIDDMPGDYRRSPMYREVLGPAGFADGMTACLFSDSGVYTGMLHFSAAARGAFRDDAAELLKALVPALARMCDVARRQTTGCAIPPGANATLIDHTGRAWAVETCAPALAPTQPEFTGFLRRFMASAQVAATGLQASSEGWLSLQVLKVVDPLGRPEPAVLVQELPTAGLPYSLSPREYDILNGMAAGLSNQQLASQRDVSLRTVTTHVERILHKMGQPSRAGAVASALREGILSLDR; from the coding sequence ATGCAGCCATCCCACACCCGAGTCTTGGTTGAGGCGGCCTATGCAGCCGGAGCCGGTGACCGGCGCGAGGCCGCGATGACGGTGCTGAGGCTGCTTGAGCCGGTGACCCATCACGACGCCAGCGCCCTCATGCTCTGGGACCCGATGGCCCGTGCGCACCGCGCACTCGCTGTGGTCACCTACGGTGATGAAACGGTTGCCGCATTGGGTGACCGCTATGCGGCGAGCGCAGAGAACCGGCCGGTCCGGGAGCGGCACCTGCCGTTGCGGATCGACGACATGCCGGGCGATTACCGACGGTCCCCGATGTACCGAGAGGTGCTCGGACCTGCTGGCTTCGCAGACGGCATGACCGCCTGCCTCTTCTCGGACAGCGGTGTGTACACGGGCATGCTGCATTTCTCCGCGGCGGCGCGTGGCGCGTTCCGGGACGACGCGGCCGAACTCCTCAAGGCTCTGGTGCCCGCGCTGGCGCGGATGTGCGACGTGGCTCGACGGCAGACCACCGGATGCGCCATACCGCCGGGAGCGAACGCCACCCTGATCGACCACACCGGCCGTGCTTGGGCCGTCGAGACGTGCGCCCCGGCGCTCGCGCCCACGCAGCCCGAGTTCACCGGCTTTCTGCGTCGCTTCATGGCCTCGGCGCAGGTCGCCGCCACTGGGCTGCAGGCGTCGAGTGAAGGGTGGCTCTCGCTGCAGGTCCTGAAGGTGGTCGATCCGCTGGGACGGCCAGAGCCGGCTGTACTGGTGCAGGAGCTTCCGACGGCTGGCCTGCCCTATTCACTCTCGCCGCGCGAGTACGACATCCTGAACGGGATGGCGGCAGGGTTGTCGAACCAGCAGCTGGCATCGCAGCGAGACGTCTCCTTGCGCACGGTGACCACGCACGTGGAGCGGATCCTCCACAAGATGGGGCAGCCGTCGCGAGCCGGCGCGGTGGCGTCGGCGCTGCGCGAGGGGATTCTCAGCTTGGACCGCTGA
- a CDS encoding APC family permease has product MNVPEAPRTVPERPGGADDDSARLHELGYEQELARTLSLADVVIYGLIYMVPLAPVAVFGIVYNMSAGAVAAVYVVAAIAMLFSAISYKEMAVRFPVAGSVYSYVRMGSNRFLGFVSGWAILLDYLLLPALLCVFAASAMTGVVSWVPAWIWVVIFVAATALINIMGISVTATMNKIFLYIQLVVLAVFLVWAAVLILQGRAHLSLNPFIPADGGSWSLVLGAVPVAALSYIGFDAISTLNEEAEGGGRTVSKATMIVLYQVTALFVVQVFVAGILVPTGTEFADGDPVNNAFYNVVGTAMAGWFKTVLLLTAALIAIFANTIASNATSARLVFSMARDGQLPKFLSRVSDRHQVPLNAMIFIALLSVGVGILGVEQSGLLTTLVTFGAITAYVLLHVSVFTHFVVRGGSRRFFVHWVSPILGAALLLVALWNADPNAKIVGSCWLVIGLCVAAYFKLTGRSLGDSDA; this is encoded by the coding sequence ATGAACGTTCCAGAAGCTCCCCGAACAGTGCCCGAAAGACCTGGCGGCGCGGATGACGACAGCGCCCGGCTGCACGAGCTCGGTTACGAGCAGGAGCTCGCCCGCACGCTCAGCCTGGCCGACGTCGTCATCTACGGCCTGATCTACATGGTGCCGCTCGCCCCCGTCGCGGTGTTCGGCATCGTCTACAACATGTCCGCCGGCGCCGTCGCCGCGGTGTACGTGGTGGCTGCGATCGCGATGTTGTTCAGTGCCATCAGCTACAAGGAGATGGCGGTCCGGTTCCCGGTCGCCGGCTCGGTCTACAGCTACGTACGGATGGGCAGCAACCGCTTCCTCGGGTTCGTCTCCGGGTGGGCCATCCTGCTCGACTACCTGCTGCTGCCCGCGCTGCTGTGTGTCTTCGCGGCCAGCGCGATGACCGGAGTGGTCTCCTGGGTGCCCGCCTGGATCTGGGTGGTGATCTTCGTCGCCGCGACCGCACTGATCAACATCATGGGCATCAGTGTCACCGCGACGATGAACAAGATCTTCCTCTACATCCAGCTGGTCGTGCTGGCCGTGTTCCTGGTCTGGGCGGCCGTGCTCATCCTCCAGGGCCGGGCGCATCTGTCACTCAACCCGTTCATCCCCGCGGACGGCGGTTCCTGGTCCCTGGTCCTCGGTGCGGTCCCCGTCGCCGCGCTCAGTTACATCGGCTTCGACGCGATCTCGACACTGAACGAGGAGGCAGAGGGCGGCGGCCGGACGGTCTCCAAGGCCACCATGATCGTCCTCTACCAGGTGACCGCGCTGTTCGTCGTGCAGGTCTTCGTGGCGGGCATCCTGGTCCCGACCGGGACGGAATTCGCCGACGGCGACCCGGTCAACAACGCCTTCTACAACGTGGTCGGCACGGCCATGGCGGGCTGGTTCAAGACGGTCCTCCTGCTGACCGCCGCCCTGATCGCGATCTTCGCCAACACCATCGCCTCCAACGCCACCTCCGCCCGCCTGGTCTTCAGCATGGCCCGCGACGGGCAGCTGCCGAAGTTCCTGTCGCGGGTCAGCGACAGGCACCAGGTCCCCCTCAACGCGATGATCTTCATCGCGCTCCTGTCGGTGGGAGTCGGCATCCTCGGCGTGGAGCAGTCGGGACTGCTGACCACCCTGGTGACCTTCGGCGCGATCACCGCCTACGTCCTCCTCCACGTCAGCGTCTTCACCCACTTCGTCGTCCGAGGCGGCAGCCGCCGCTTCTTCGTCCACTGGGTCTCCCCGATCCTCGGCGCCGCGCTCCTCCTGGTCGCGCTGTGGAACGCGGACCCCAACGCCAAGATCGTCGGCTCGTGCTGGCTCGTTATCGGCCTCTGCGTGGCGGCGTACTTCAAGCTCACCGGCCGTTCGCTCGGCGACTCCGACGCCTGA
- a CDS encoding N,N-dimethylformamidase beta subunit family domain-containing protein, producing MALASGRTTTQNVFGYTDRLAARPGEQLSFHISCEGPPAYDAALVRLRHGYDGQAGPGFLETEVPSAIDGTYPGQYYACQPGSYVEVPDPKGLLATPDALVIRASVFPTLPRDNRSGSLGAYRVSQSSVGFTGERQAVMGTWDAATMTGWALLLDEGKPSFVWSEGGQRRTLTLEQELTAHQWYRLEVELPRSEGQITLRQAPLDHCADRVAPAAAAAVPEQASAPSSAVWTASSMPFRIGALARGDGDRLLAATAFNGKIGGIRVERATDDASRTREPVAAWHFGRSERPDGLLLWDVVDEGPHMLHGRCVNAPVRGVTGPTFQGVVEDFRLAPDEFDAIHFHDDDTADAQWPAAFTFEVPEDLPSGVYAVRLRAEGIEQHVPFLVGPGRRRKDVAILFPTATYLAYANDRIAFEADGMEMLLGHTPIVHKEDLVLQDHPEFGRSLYEIHNDGSGVVFGSVRRPLISLQPRYRASFMSEGPWGLPADLSLVHWLETTECEFDALSDEDLDREGYDLLREYRVVITGSHPEYVTRRELDALEEFTANGGRLMYLGGNGFFATVSYDPDAPHLMELRRADGGTRPHQSPFAERRHTTSGEASGLWRNKGKAPQRLVGVGMAAQGFDRCTYYERLADSRDPRAAFIFEGVGENELLGDFGIIGGGAAGAEIDCWNPALGSPPGTLVLATSGPFSDSYLLVTEEIFEMLPGMGGTEQPAVRADMVYCALEGGGGFFSVGSIAWTGSLSHNGYDNNIAKITDNVLRRFRDEKPLE from the coding sequence ATGGCACTCGCGAGCGGCCGCACGACGACCCAGAACGTCTTCGGCTACACCGATCGCCTCGCCGCCCGCCCTGGCGAGCAACTGTCGTTCCACATCAGCTGTGAAGGCCCGCCGGCCTACGACGCCGCCCTGGTGCGCCTGCGGCACGGCTACGACGGGCAGGCGGGGCCCGGCTTCCTGGAGACCGAGGTCCCCTCCGCCATCGACGGCACGTACCCGGGGCAGTACTACGCCTGCCAGCCCGGCTCCTATGTCGAAGTCCCCGACCCAAAGGGCCTGCTGGCGACCCCTGACGCGCTGGTCATCCGCGCCTCCGTCTTCCCGACGCTGCCGCGCGACAACCGCTCGGGGAGTCTGGGCGCCTATCGGGTCAGCCAGAGCTCGGTCGGCTTCACCGGCGAACGCCAGGCGGTCATGGGCACCTGGGACGCGGCGACCATGACCGGCTGGGCCCTGCTGCTCGACGAGGGCAAGCCGTCTTTCGTATGGAGCGAGGGCGGTCAGCGGCGGACCCTCACCCTGGAACAGGAGCTGACGGCCCACCAGTGGTACCGGCTCGAGGTCGAACTGCCACGTTCGGAGGGGCAGATCACCCTGCGGCAGGCTCCGCTGGACCACTGCGCGGACCGGGTGGCACCGGCCGCCGCAGCCGCCGTACCCGAGCAGGCGAGCGCCCCCTCCTCGGCGGTCTGGACGGCTTCCTCGATGCCGTTCCGTATCGGCGCGCTGGCTCGCGGGGACGGTGACCGGCTGCTCGCGGCAACCGCGTTCAACGGGAAGATCGGTGGCATCCGCGTCGAACGCGCCACCGACGACGCCTCCAGGACGCGCGAGCCGGTTGCTGCCTGGCATTTCGGCCGCAGCGAGCGCCCCGACGGGCTGCTGCTGTGGGATGTGGTCGACGAGGGGCCGCACATGCTGCACGGCCGCTGCGTGAACGCGCCCGTCCGGGGCGTTACCGGGCCCACCTTCCAAGGTGTCGTGGAGGACTTCCGGCTCGCGCCGGACGAGTTCGACGCCATCCACTTCCATGACGACGACACCGCTGACGCCCAGTGGCCCGCGGCGTTCACCTTCGAGGTGCCCGAGGACCTGCCCAGCGGCGTCTACGCGGTGCGGCTGCGGGCCGAGGGCATCGAGCAGCACGTGCCCTTCCTCGTCGGGCCCGGCCGCCGGCGCAAGGACGTCGCCATCCTGTTCCCCACCGCGACCTACCTGGCTTACGCCAACGACCGGATCGCCTTCGAGGCGGACGGTATGGAGATGCTCCTCGGGCACACGCCCATCGTCCACAAGGAAGACCTGGTCCTGCAGGACCACCCCGAGTTCGGCCGCTCCCTGTACGAGATCCACAATGACGGGTCCGGCGTGGTGTTCGGCAGCGTCCGCCGCCCGCTGATCAGTCTGCAGCCGCGGTACCGGGCCTCGTTCATGAGCGAAGGTCCCTGGGGTCTGCCCGCCGACTTGTCCCTGGTGCACTGGCTGGAGACGACGGAGTGCGAGTTCGACGCCCTCAGCGACGAGGACCTCGACCGGGAAGGCTACGACCTGCTGCGCGAATACCGCGTTGTGATCACCGGAAGCCACCCCGAATACGTCACGCGGCGCGAGCTTGACGCCCTTGAGGAGTTCACCGCGAACGGCGGTCGGCTGATGTACCTGGGCGGCAACGGGTTCTTCGCGACAGTCTCCTACGACCCCGACGCCCCGCACCTGATGGAGCTGCGCCGGGCCGACGGCGGCACGCGCCCCCACCAGTCCCCCTTCGCCGAACGCCGCCACACCACCTCGGGCGAGGCCAGCGGCCTGTGGCGCAACAAGGGCAAGGCACCACAGCGTCTTGTAGGAGTAGGCATGGCGGCCCAGGGCTTCGACCGCTGCACCTACTACGAGCGCCTTGCGGACAGCCGGGATCCGCGTGCGGCCTTCATCTTCGAAGGCGTCGGCGAGAACGAGCTCCTGGGCGACTTCGGCATCATCGGTGGTGGCGCGGCCGGTGCCGAGATCGACTGCTGGAACCCGGCGCTCGGCTCGCCGCCCGGAACCCTGGTCCTGGCCACCTCCGGGCCCTTCTCCGACAGCTACCTGCTGGTGACCGAGGAGATCTTCGAGATGCTCCCGGGGATGGGCGGAACCGAGCAGCCGGCGGTCCGCGCGGACATGGTCTACTGCGCGCTGGAGGGCGGCGGCGGCTTCTTCTCGGTCGGATCCATCGCCTGGACCGGGTCGCTGTCCCACAACGGGTACGACAACAACATCGCGAAGATCACAGACAACGTACTGCGGCGCTTCCGCGACGAGAAGCCACTGGAGTAG
- a CDS encoding gamma-aminobutyraldehyde dehydrogenase codes for MTTVLRTLRNYIGGESLDAAEGQTIEIVNPVTGESYATSPLSGREDVDAAMAAAAAAFPAWRDTTPAERQRLLLKIADAFEARAGELVAVESENTGKPLGLTASEEVPPMVDQIRFFAGAARLLEGRSAGEYMDGMTSIVRREPVGVCAQVAPWNYPMLMAVWKFAPALAAGNTVVLKPSDTTPASTLLMAAIIGSILPKGVFNVVCGDRDTGSLMVEHPTPAMVSITGSVRAGRQVAESAARDVKRVHLELGGKAPVVVFADADIAQAVECISVAGFFNAGQDCTAATRVLVQESVHDEFVTALARAATGTKTGRPDDPDVLCGPLNNANQLTQVSGFIERLPAHAKIEAGGHRVGNKGYFYAPTVVSGLKQDDEIIQNEVFGPVITVQPFRDEAQALDYANGVDYALASSVWTKDHARAMRMSKTMDFGCVWINTHIPLVAEMPHGGFKQSGYGKDLSAYGFEDYTRIKHVMTSLDA; via the coding sequence GTGACCACCGTTCTGCGCACGCTGCGAAACTACATCGGCGGCGAGTCCCTGGACGCCGCCGAAGGGCAGACCATCGAGATCGTCAACCCGGTGACCGGCGAGTCCTACGCGACCTCGCCGTTGTCCGGCCGGGAGGACGTCGACGCCGCCATGGCCGCGGCCGCGGCCGCGTTCCCGGCGTGGCGCGACACCACCCCGGCCGAGCGACAGCGCCTGCTGCTGAAGATCGCGGACGCTTTCGAGGCAAGGGCCGGGGAACTCGTCGCCGTCGAGTCCGAGAACACTGGCAAGCCCCTAGGGCTGACGGCGAGCGAAGAGGTGCCACCGATGGTGGACCAGATCCGCTTTTTCGCCGGCGCCGCGCGCCTGCTGGAGGGCCGATCGGCCGGTGAGTACATGGACGGCATGACCTCCATCGTCAGGCGTGAGCCCGTCGGGGTCTGCGCGCAGGTCGCACCGTGGAACTACCCGATGCTGATGGCGGTCTGGAAGTTCGCCCCGGCGCTCGCCGCAGGCAATACGGTGGTCCTGAAGCCGTCGGACACCACCCCGGCCTCTACCCTGCTGATGGCCGCGATCATCGGGTCCATCCTGCCCAAGGGCGTATTCAACGTCGTCTGCGGTGACCGCGACACCGGCAGCCTGATGGTTGAACACCCCACCCCGGCGATGGTCTCCATCACCGGCTCCGTACGAGCCGGCAGGCAAGTCGCCGAGTCCGCGGCCAGGGACGTCAAGCGCGTTCACCTGGAGCTGGGCGGCAAGGCGCCGGTCGTCGTATTCGCCGACGCCGACATCGCCCAGGCCGTCGAGTGCATCTCGGTGGCCGGCTTCTTCAACGCCGGTCAGGACTGCACGGCCGCGACCCGCGTCCTCGTGCAGGAGTCGGTTCACGACGAGTTCGTGACGGCGCTGGCGAGGGCCGCCACCGGCACAAAGACCGGCCGACCCGACGACCCGGACGTTCTGTGCGGACCGCTCAACAACGCCAACCAGCTCACGCAGGTCTCCGGCTTCATCGAGCGTCTGCCCGCCCACGCCAAGATCGAGGCAGGCGGCCATCGCGTCGGCAACAAGGGCTATTTCTACGCCCCCACCGTCGTCTCCGGCCTCAAGCAGGACGACGAGATCATCCAGAACGAGGTGTTCGGCCCGGTCATCACGGTCCAGCCCTTCCGCGACGAGGCACAGGCCCTGGATTACGCCAACGGCGTCGACTACGCCCTGGCCTCGTCGGTGTGGACCAAGGACCACGCACGCGCGATGCGCATGTCCAAAACGATGGACTTCGGCTGCGTGTGGATCAACACCCACATCCCACTGGTCGCCGAGATGCCCCATGGCGGCTTCAAACAATCCGGCTACGGCAAGGATCTGTCCGCGTACGGCTTCGAGGACTACACCCGTATCAAGCACGTCATGACGTCACTGGACGCGTGA